A region from the Cryptosporangium arvum DSM 44712 genome encodes:
- a CDS encoding lysylphosphatidylglycerol synthase transmembrane domain-containing protein, whose amino-acid sequence MKTSGRTEEEVAEPAAPIIEAPEPPRRVHRPLDLVRLLVSVVGLAVAMLVGAFTTNTVAGIDKDFTNATEPLPTALGVLITTGSGLLMLALPAVIVVDLLIRRRLRILADGTLAFLACLAWVAALQSVLRQLANADALAASLTAAQAADPGITGFSAGVAAIATVAQIGRQPRLRVLAGVVFILFGTAQVTLGATAVAVVVSLLIGRVVGMFVRWAAGTNPSRPSPRAVVAELRRAGVELVSLRPRHLDTEDPVYFDAVDTGGRALVVHVLDRDHEGAGVLQAVWRTVRFREPAARKALVSLRRAVEHEALISAAMAAAGARTQAMVAAVPVEPDAVVLAYEDVPGPTLDEIALEQLDDERLDAVWEQILLLHRRAIAHRGLAGQSIVFPPDGGAGLRFSSGAGLIAAPVAALRIDLAQLLVTLALKVGVDRAVDSALRALGTGRLAEAVSALQPVALGRTSRQALRRDKTLLDTLRDRVLDVIGTVPPEPVRLERLRPRTIISVVALTAAAYVLLDQIAGLDLVAVITTADWRWLAVAVLLGAVRFVGAAVALTGFVAEKLRFARTFLVQIASSFLGLVAPAGVGGAALNVRYLQQAGVPAAAAVAAVALWQIGTVAVTVLLLIVVGLIAGNDQARSLEVPDSALITLGVIMAVVAAVFMVPMGRRFLLARLRPYLAQITPRLASVFTRPARLGAGVFGTILQSVATVLVMSACIEGFGGSLSWSVVAVVVLAGTALGSAAPTPGGLGAVEAVLSAGLTAGGLDGATAVSSVLLFRLLTFWLPVLPGWLAFTFLSRKQLV is encoded by the coding sequence ATGAAGACGTCGGGGCGGACCGAGGAAGAGGTCGCCGAACCCGCCGCGCCGATCATCGAGGCGCCCGAGCCGCCTCGTCGTGTCCACCGCCCCCTCGACCTCGTCCGTCTGCTGGTCTCGGTCGTCGGCCTCGCGGTCGCGATGCTCGTCGGCGCGTTCACCACGAACACCGTGGCCGGCATCGACAAGGACTTCACGAACGCCACCGAACCGCTTCCCACCGCGCTCGGCGTCCTGATCACGACCGGTTCCGGCCTGCTCATGCTCGCGCTGCCCGCCGTGATCGTCGTCGACCTGCTGATCCGGCGGCGGCTGCGCATCCTCGCCGACGGCACGCTCGCGTTCCTCGCCTGCCTGGCGTGGGTCGCCGCGCTCCAGTCGGTGCTCCGCCAGCTCGCCAACGCCGACGCGCTGGCCGCCTCGCTCACCGCGGCCCAGGCCGCCGATCCCGGCATCACCGGGTTCAGCGCCGGCGTCGCCGCGATCGCCACCGTGGCCCAGATCGGGCGGCAGCCCCGGCTGCGCGTGCTGGCCGGCGTCGTCTTCATCCTGTTCGGCACGGCTCAGGTCACGCTCGGCGCCACCGCTGTGGCGGTCGTCGTCTCGCTGCTGATCGGCCGCGTCGTCGGTATGTTCGTGCGCTGGGCGGCCGGCACCAACCCGTCCCGTCCGAGCCCGCGTGCGGTCGTCGCGGAGCTGCGCCGGGCCGGGGTGGAGCTGGTGTCGCTGCGCCCCCGCCACCTCGACACCGAGGACCCCGTCTACTTCGACGCGGTCGACACCGGCGGCCGGGCGCTCGTCGTCCACGTGCTCGACCGCGACCACGAGGGCGCCGGGGTGCTGCAGGCGGTCTGGCGCACGGTCCGCTTCCGCGAACCGGCCGCCCGCAAGGCCCTCGTCTCACTGCGCCGCGCGGTCGAACACGAAGCGCTGATCAGCGCCGCGATGGCCGCCGCCGGCGCACGCACGCAGGCGATGGTGGCCGCGGTGCCGGTCGAGCCGGACGCGGTCGTGCTCGCGTACGAGGACGTGCCCGGCCCGACGCTCGACGAGATCGCGCTCGAGCAGCTGGACGACGAGCGGCTGGACGCGGTCTGGGAGCAGATCCTGCTGCTGCACCGCCGGGCGATCGCCCACCGGGGTCTGGCCGGGCAGAGCATCGTGTTCCCTCCCGACGGCGGCGCCGGGCTCCGGTTCTCCAGCGGCGCCGGCCTGATCGCCGCACCGGTCGCCGCGCTCCGCATCGACCTGGCGCAGCTGCTGGTGACGCTCGCGCTCAAGGTCGGCGTCGATCGCGCGGTCGACAGCGCGCTGCGCGCGTTGGGTACCGGGCGTCTGGCCGAGGCGGTGTCGGCGTTGCAGCCGGTGGCGCTCGGCCGCACCAGCCGCCAGGCGCTCCGCCGCGACAAGACGCTGCTGGACACGCTGCGCGATCGCGTGCTCGACGTCATCGGCACGGTGCCGCCGGAGCCGGTCCGGCTGGAGCGGCTGCGTCCGCGCACGATCATCTCGGTCGTCGCCCTGACCGCCGCGGCGTACGTCCTGCTCGACCAGATCGCCGGCCTGGACCTGGTCGCGGTCATCACGACCGCGGACTGGCGCTGGCTGGCGGTCGCGGTGCTGCTCGGTGCCGTGCGGTTCGTCGGGGCGGCGGTGGCGCTCACCGGCTTCGTCGCGGAGAAACTCCGGTTCGCCCGGACGTTCCTCGTACAGATCGCGTCGTCGTTCCTCGGTCTGGTCGCGCCGGCTGGTGTCGGCGGCGCCGCGCTCAACGTCCGCTATCTGCAGCAGGCCGGGGTGCCGGCGGCGGCCGCGGTGGCCGCGGTCGCACTCTGGCAGATCGGCACCGTCGCGGTCACCGTGCTGCTGTTGATCGTCGTCGGTCTGATCGCCGGCAACGACCAGGCCCGCTCCCTCGAGGTGCCCGACAGCGCGCTGATCACGCTCGGCGTCATCATGGCCGTGGTCGCCGCGGTGTTCATGGTGCCGATGGGGCGCCGCTTCCTGCTGGCGCGTCTGCGGCCCTACCTGGCGCAGATCACGCCCCGGCTGGCCAGCGTGTTCACCCGCCCGGCGCGGCTGGGCGCCGGGGTCTTCGGCACGATCCTGCAGTCGGTGGCCACGGTGCTCGTGATGAGCGCGTGCATCGAGGGCTTCGGCGGGTCCCTGTCCTGGTCGGTCGTCGCGGTGGTGGTGCTCGCGGGAACCGCGCTCGGCTCGGCGGCCCCGACGCCCGGTGGTCTCGGCGCGGTGGAAGCGGTCTTGTCGGCCGGCCTGACCGCCGGCGGCCTCGACGGAGCGACCGCGGTCTCGTCCGTCCTCCTGTTCCGCCTGCTCACGTTCTGGCTCCCGGTGCTCCCGGGCTGGCTCGCCTTCACGTTCCTCTCGCGCAAGCAACTCGTCTGA
- a CDS encoding GNAT family N-acetyltransferase — protein MSWHVREVTPDDVADVVAMVHELAAYEKAPDECTLTEAQLHEALFGPSPALFGHVVTRDGEPAVLGFALWFLNFSTWRGVHGIYLEDLYVRPEARRGGAARALLSRLAVICRERGYARLEWWVLDWNTPARDAYAAMGASALTEWIPHRVDGAELARLADGS, from the coding sequence GTGAGCTGGCACGTCCGCGAGGTGACGCCGGACGACGTCGCCGACGTCGTCGCGATGGTGCACGAGCTGGCGGCCTACGAGAAGGCTCCGGACGAGTGCACGCTCACGGAGGCCCAGCTGCACGAAGCGCTGTTCGGCCCGTCGCCGGCGCTCTTCGGGCACGTGGTGACGCGGGACGGCGAGCCGGCCGTTCTCGGGTTCGCCCTCTGGTTCCTCAACTTCTCCACCTGGCGTGGTGTCCACGGCATCTACCTCGAGGACCTCTACGTCCGCCCGGAGGCGCGCCGCGGTGGTGCGGCGCGCGCTCTGCTCTCCCGGCTGGCCGTGATCTGCCGGGAGCGCGGGTACGCGCGGCTGGAGTGGTGGGTACTGGACTGGAACACGCCGGCGCGCGACGCCTACGCGGCGATGGGCGCCAGCGCGCTCACCGAGTGGATCCCCCACCGCGTCGACGGAGCAGAGCTGGCCCGGCTGGCCGACGGCAGCTGA
- a CDS encoding S24 family peptidase — MQTPAERSLGRGRLVHILVSGPSMVPTLKHDDHVLVHRTGRVRPGDVVVGSFRARPDLLVVKRAVRREAGGWWLVSDNEAVTDDSRRYGPAKVYGRVVVRCWPPRRIGIVSRTDLSGAE; from the coding sequence GTGCAAACACCCGCCGAGCGGTCTCTCGGGCGCGGCCGGCTCGTCCACATCCTCGTCAGCGGGCCGTCGATGGTGCCGACGCTCAAGCACGACGACCATGTCCTCGTGCACCGCACCGGGCGCGTCCGCCCTGGTGACGTGGTCGTCGGATCGTTCCGGGCCCGCCCCGACCTGCTCGTCGTCAAGCGTGCGGTGCGCCGTGAGGCCGGCGGCTGGTGGCTGGTCTCCGACAACGAGGCGGTCACCGACGACTCGCGCCGGTACGGGCCGGCAAAGGTCTACGGGCGGGTCGTGGTGCGCTGCTGGCCGCCGCGCCGGATCGGTATCGTGAGCAGGACGGATCTCTCCGGGGCCGAGTGA
- the sodN gene encoding superoxide dismutase, Ni: MRLPRFLAPRTVAHAHCDLPCGVYDPAQARIEAQSVKAIIEKYHGNEDPVFRTRAILIKEQRSELVKHHLWVLWTDYFKPPHFEKYPQLHQLFNEATKLAGASGGKGTLDVAVADQLLGKIDEIAEIFWETKKA; the protein is encoded by the coding sequence ATGCGGTTGCCGCGCTTCCTTGCGCCGCGCACTGTCGCACATGCCCACTGCGACCTGCCCTGCGGCGTCTACGACCCGGCCCAGGCCCGGATCGAGGCGCAGTCGGTGAAGGCCATCATCGAGAAGTACCACGGGAACGAGGACCCGGTGTTCCGCACCCGGGCCATCCTCATCAAGGAGCAGCGGTCGGAGCTCGTCAAGCACCACCTGTGGGTGCTGTGGACGGACTACTTCAAGCCGCCGCACTTCGAGAAGTACCCGCAGCTGCACCAGCTGTTCAACGAGGCCACCAAGCTCGCCGGCGCGTCCGGCGGCAAGGGCACCCTCGACGTCGCGGTCGCCGACCAGCTTCTCGGCAAGATCGACGAGATCGCCGAGATCTTCTGGGAGACCAAGAAGGCGTGA
- a CDS encoding diacylglycerol/lipid kinase family protein → MRALLVVNPTATTTGPRTREVLVSALSAQLRDLEVAETTHRGHAIELGTRATREEFDVVVALGGDGTVNEVVNGMLADGPGERVPALGVVPGGSANVFIRALGAPRDAVDATGLLLEALREGRRRSIGLGRVNDRWFIFCAGYGLDAAVVGRVEKARGRGRTATPGLYVRSAVTQYAGGSERRASNVELKIEEPDPGRPEPSGRFGAVIVQNCSPWTYLGPRPVNPCPDASFDAGLDLLAFRALGVTTTLRTVWQALSPNPDPHGKKILRRHDLSGFVLRSDPPLAAQVDGDYLGELSEMRFTSVPGALRVVV, encoded by the coding sequence ATGCGTGCACTTCTGGTGGTCAACCCTACCGCCACCACTACCGGGCCGCGCACGCGCGAGGTGCTGGTCTCCGCCCTCTCCGCACAGCTGCGCGACCTCGAGGTCGCGGAGACCACCCATCGGGGTCACGCGATCGAGCTGGGCACCAGGGCCACCCGCGAGGAGTTCGACGTCGTGGTGGCCCTCGGCGGCGACGGCACGGTGAACGAGGTCGTCAACGGCATGCTCGCCGACGGCCCCGGCGAGCGCGTCCCGGCCCTCGGCGTGGTTCCGGGCGGCTCGGCGAACGTCTTCATCCGCGCGCTCGGCGCCCCTCGCGACGCCGTGGACGCCACGGGGCTGCTCCTGGAAGCCCTCCGAGAGGGCCGTCGGCGCTCGATCGGGCTCGGTCGGGTCAACGACCGCTGGTTCATCTTCTGTGCGGGCTACGGGCTCGACGCTGCCGTCGTCGGACGGGTGGAGAAAGCGCGTGGCCGTGGCCGCACCGCGACTCCCGGCTTGTACGTCCGTTCGGCGGTCACCCAATACGCCGGCGGCAGCGAACGTCGCGCGTCGAACGTCGAACTGAAAATCGAAGAACCGGACCCGGGCCGGCCGGAGCCCAGCGGCCGTTTCGGCGCGGTCATCGTGCAGAACTGTTCGCCGTGGACCTATTTGGGGCCACGACCGGTGAATCCGTGCCCGGACGCCTCGTTCGACGCGGGGTTGGATTTGTTGGCGTTCCGCGCGCTCGGGGTGACGACGACACTCCGTACGGTCTGGCAGGCCCTTTCGCCGAACCCCGACCCGCACGGCAAGAAGATTCTGCGCCGCCACGACCTGTCCGGGTTCGTCCTGCGTTCGGACCCTCCGCTCGCTGCCCAAGTGGACGGGGACTACCTCGGGGAACTGAGCGAGATGCGGTTCACTTCTGTGCCCGGAGCGTTGCGCGTCGTCGTGTGA
- a CDS encoding WhiB family transcriptional regulator, with translation MDWRHRALCRDEDPELFFPIGTTGPALLQVDEAKAVCRRCSVTESCLQWAIESGQDAGVWGGMSEDERRALKRRNRQRARTA, from the coding sequence ATGGACTGGCGCCACCGCGCCCTCTGCCGCGACGAGGACCCGGAGCTGTTCTTCCCGATCGGGACGACCGGCCCGGCTCTGCTCCAGGTGGATGAGGCGAAGGCTGTCTGCCGCCGCTGTTCGGTCACGGAGTCTTGTCTCCAGTGGGCGATCGAGTCGGGTCAGGACGCCGGCGTGTGGGGCGGTATGAGCGAGGACGAACGTCGGGCGCTCAAGCGGCGTAACCGGCAGCGGGCCCGCACCGCCTGA
- a CDS encoding SigB/SigF/SigG family RNA polymerase sigma factor gives MSGTRRPAAANRSASAEPGVRPAGRRSPRIEPAAHESSRVPVPAGPADDCATDETPTDVGPPLRRAPQRRPAPPDGAPGETPTAAERDRHASHELFRRLHACAPGSAEWRTHRDELVRRHLPLAHYLVRRFAGRGEPMDDLVQVATIGLIKAVDRFDLERGVEFSTYATPTVVGEVKRHFRDRGWAIRVPRRMQEHTLAVSRATGDLFGRLSRSPTIAELAGYTHLTEEEVLEAIGSAHAYTTVSLDVELADDSPGGAAHPAAGDAQAALENVEHRASLRPLLSRLSSRERQILALRFFANMTQSEIAAEIGVSQMHVSRLLSRTLAHLREGLEHRE, from the coding sequence GTGAGCGGCACCCGACGTCCCGCCGCCGCCAACCGAAGTGCCTCCGCCGAACCCGGGGTCAGACCGGCCGGTCGCCGTTCCCCCCGGATCGAGCCGGCCGCACATGAATCGTCCCGCGTCCCGGTACCGGCCGGGCCGGCCGACGACTGCGCCACCGACGAGACGCCGACCGACGTCGGGCCGCCGCTGCGCCGGGCCCCGCAGCGACGCCCGGCTCCGCCCGACGGCGCCCCGGGCGAGACGCCCACCGCGGCCGAGCGCGACCGGCACGCCTCCCACGAGCTGTTCCGGCGGCTGCACGCGTGCGCGCCAGGCAGCGCGGAGTGGCGCACCCACCGGGACGAACTGGTCCGCAGGCACCTGCCGCTGGCCCACTACCTGGTGCGGCGGTTCGCCGGTCGCGGCGAGCCGATGGACGACCTCGTCCAGGTGGCCACGATCGGTTTGATCAAGGCGGTGGACCGCTTCGATCTCGAACGTGGGGTCGAATTCTCCACATATGCAACACCTACGGTGGTTGGTGAAGTCAAACGGCACTTCCGCGACCGCGGGTGGGCCATCCGCGTGCCGCGCCGGATGCAGGAGCACACGCTCGCGGTGTCCAGGGCGACCGGCGACCTGTTCGGCCGCCTCTCCCGGTCCCCCACGATCGCCGAGCTGGCCGGGTACACCCACCTGACCGAGGAAGAAGTGCTCGAGGCGATCGGTTCGGCGCACGCTTACACAACCGTGTCATTGGACGTCGAGCTGGCGGACGATTCGCCCGGCGGCGCCGCTCATCCGGCGGCCGGCGACGCCCAGGCGGCCCTTGAGAACGTCGAGCACCGGGCGTCGCTCCGCCCGTTGCTGAGCCGGCTCAGCTCCCGGGAACGCCAGATTCTGGCCCTTCGATTCTTCGCGAACATGACGCAATCGGAGATAGCGGCCGAGATCGGCGTGTCCCAAATGCACGTGTCCCGCTTGCTCAGCCGGACGTTGGCACACTTGCGTGAGGGTCTGGAGCACCGAGAGTAG
- a CDS encoding histidine phosphatase family protein, giving the protein MYLVRHGETEWSKSGQHTSRTDLPLTGNGEAVALALKPVLSAVLGGHPAALALSSPLERARRTAELADVAVELDEDLREVDYGEYEGITTPQIRERDPGWSVWTHPNPGGETVEQAGQRVDRVLDRARAALPGGNVVLFAHGHILRVLAARWLGLPASEGRLFALDTATLGVLGTEHDLPVIRRWNAPAAWT; this is encoded by the coding sequence ATCTACCTGGTACGCCACGGCGAGACCGAATGGTCGAAGTCGGGGCAGCACACCAGTCGCACGGACCTGCCGCTGACCGGGAACGGGGAAGCGGTCGCGCTGGCGCTCAAGCCGGTGCTCAGCGCGGTGCTCGGGGGTCACCCGGCGGCGCTGGCCCTCTCCAGCCCGCTCGAACGGGCCCGACGCACCGCCGAACTCGCCGACGTCGCGGTCGAGCTCGACGAGGACCTCCGCGAGGTCGACTACGGCGAGTACGAGGGCATCACCACCCCGCAGATCCGCGAGCGCGACCCCGGCTGGTCGGTCTGGACCCACCCGAACCCGGGCGGCGAGACCGTCGAGCAGGCCGGTCAGCGCGTCGACCGGGTGCTCGACCGGGCCCGCGCGGCGCTGCCGGGGGGCAACGTCGTCCTGTTCGCCCACGGGCACATCCTGCGGGTGCTGGCGGCCCGCTGGCTGGGTCTGCCGGCCTCGGAGGGGCGTCTGTTCGCGCTCGACACGGCCACGCTCGGCGTGCTGGGCACTGAACACGACCTGCCGGTGATCCGCCGCTGGAACGCACCGGCGGCCTGGACGTGA
- a CDS encoding sensor histidine kinase, whose amino-acid sequence MSTLRDLVEEHTSLSGEDLEHLHRLAGDWQLLADLSFADLLLWLPVAEGGFLCAAQVRPTTAPTAYHDDMVGKMATGSVVDQLTTAMIERRIWREGDPVWHDGVPARQEAIPVRRGDRVIGVVGRVTNLAATRVPSQLELSYLQAADDLCLMVAGGTFPPPPVEEKTASAPRVGDGLVRLNSLGVVTYASPNAQSAYRRLGLAGDLVGEDLATLTRGLATDPLDGGEVCSRIQAAVRGEVKGRTDVEARGATALVRALPLLPDGVPIGALVLVRDVTDVRRRDKALVTKDATIREIHHRVKNNLQTVAALLRLQARRVATSDARAALEESVRRVASIAMVHETLASSLDETVDFDSIVDRVISMVAEVAAPESQVLVRRVGSFGVLSAQIATPLVTVATELVQNAVEHAYGPGEAGEVIVAAHRWRGRLHVRITDDGRGLPPNFRLDGSERLGLQIVRTLATGELNGTLELRPRSEGGTEAVLVVPLIPSR is encoded by the coding sequence GTGTCGACTCTCCGGGATCTCGTCGAGGAACACACGTCGCTCTCCGGCGAGGACCTCGAACATCTGCACCGCCTGGCCGGTGACTGGCAACTACTGGCCGACCTCAGCTTCGCCGACCTCCTGCTGTGGCTACCGGTCGCGGAAGGCGGCTTTCTCTGCGCCGCACAGGTCCGCCCCACGACCGCGCCGACGGCGTACCACGACGACATGGTGGGCAAGATGGCCACCGGTTCGGTCGTCGACCAGCTGACCACCGCGATGATCGAGCGCCGGATCTGGCGTGAGGGCGACCCGGTCTGGCACGACGGTGTCCCGGCCCGGCAGGAGGCGATCCCGGTCCGGCGGGGCGATCGGGTGATCGGTGTCGTCGGCCGGGTGACGAACCTGGCCGCCACGCGGGTACCCAGCCAGCTGGAGCTCAGCTACCTGCAGGCCGCCGACGACCTCTGTCTGATGGTCGCCGGCGGCACGTTCCCGCCGCCGCCGGTGGAGGAGAAGACCGCGTCGGCGCCGCGGGTGGGGGACGGGCTGGTGCGCCTGAACTCGCTGGGCGTCGTGACCTACGCGAGCCCGAACGCCCAGTCGGCGTACCGACGGCTGGGGCTGGCCGGTGACCTCGTCGGCGAGGACCTGGCGACGCTCACCCGGGGCCTGGCGACCGACCCGCTCGACGGGGGAGAGGTCTGCTCCCGCATCCAGGCCGCGGTGCGGGGCGAGGTGAAGGGCCGCACCGACGTGGAAGCCCGGGGCGCCACGGCCCTCGTCCGGGCGCTCCCGCTGCTGCCGGACGGCGTCCCGATCGGTGCGCTGGTGCTCGTCCGCGACGTCACCGACGTCCGGCGCCGGGACAAAGCGCTGGTCACGAAGGACGCCACGATCCGCGAGATCCACCACCGGGTCAAGAACAACCTGCAGACGGTGGCCGCGCTGCTGCGTCTGCAGGCCCGCCGGGTAGCGACGTCGGACGCGCGGGCGGCGCTGGAGGAGTCGGTGCGCCGGGTCGCGTCGATCGCGATGGTGCACGAGACGCTGGCCTCGTCGCTGGACGAGACCGTGGACTTCGACTCGATCGTCGACCGGGTGATCTCGATGGTGGCCGAGGTCGCGGCGCCGGAGTCGCAGGTGCTCGTCCGGCGGGTCGGGTCGTTCGGCGTGCTGTCGGCGCAGATCGCCACACCTTTGGTAACCGTGGCGACCGAACTCGTGCAGAACGCGGTGGAGCACGCGTACGGGCCGGGCGAGGCCGGTGAGGTGATCGTGGCCGCCCATCGCTGGCGGGGGCGGCTACACGTACGCATCACCGACGACGGCCGGGGTCTGCCGCCGAACTTCCGGCTCGACGGGTCCGAGCGGCTCGGCCTGCAGATCGTCCGGACGCTCGCGACCGGTGAGCTCAACGGCACCCTCGAGCTGCGTCCCCGCTCCGAGGGCGGCACCGAGGCCGTGCTGGTCGTCCCGCTGATCCCGTCGCGGTGA
- a CDS encoding aminotransferase class I/II-fold pyridoxal phosphate-dependent enzyme has product MHVRSTVTDPLQRLRDAYSVRTVSGHTRRLRPRSASGDGLVDLAGSDYLGLSADERVVSAAAASALTWGAGSTGSRLVTGTTVLHADLEAALARFCGAPDALVFSSDYLAGLAAVATLGGADVLLVSDAVNHASYVDACRLTRSRVTVTPHRDVAAVERALAGRPEEHAVVLTDALFGVEGDLAPLPELHGVCRRHGALLVVNEAHALGVVGDRGRGAAYAAGLAGEPDVVRTLTLAKSLGSQGGAVLGAPEVIQELIDRGRPFAFDTGLAPASAAAALTALRILSSTPELVAAVRARASELAWAARSAGLLVTRPDGAVLTVRVGDAGDALHAQQIFAEFGFDVGCLRPPTIPDGRACLRLTAKATLSDADVARAARAFTAVSRSLGTPSRH; this is encoded by the coding sequence GTGCATGTCCGGAGCACCGTGACGGATCCCCTGCAGCGTCTCCGGGACGCGTATTCGGTACGGACGGTCTCGGGCCACACTCGCCGGCTGCGCCCCCGGTCGGCCTCCGGCGACGGTCTGGTCGACCTCGCCGGCAGCGACTACCTCGGGCTCAGCGCCGACGAGCGGGTGGTGTCGGCCGCCGCGGCGTCGGCGCTCACCTGGGGCGCGGGCTCCACCGGCTCGCGGCTGGTCACCGGCACCACCGTTCTGCACGCGGACCTGGAGGCCGCGCTCGCCCGGTTCTGCGGCGCCCCCGACGCCCTGGTCTTCTCGTCGGACTACCTGGCCGGCCTGGCCGCGGTGGCCACGCTCGGCGGTGCCGACGTCCTGCTGGTGTCCGACGCGGTCAACCACGCCTCATACGTGGACGCCTGCCGGCTGACGCGCTCGCGGGTGACGGTCACCCCGCACCGGGACGTCGCCGCGGTGGAGCGTGCGCTCGCCGGGCGTCCGGAGGAGCACGCGGTCGTGCTCACCGACGCGCTGTTCGGCGTGGAAGGCGATCTGGCTCCGCTGCCGGAGCTGCACGGCGTGTGCCGCCGGCACGGCGCGCTGCTGGTGGTGAACGAGGCCCACGCGCTGGGCGTCGTCGGCGATCGGGGCCGGGGCGCCGCCTACGCGGCCGGCCTGGCCGGCGAGCCGGACGTCGTGCGCACGCTGACGCTGGCGAAGTCCCTCGGGTCGCAGGGCGGGGCGGTGCTCGGGGCGCCCGAGGTGATCCAGGAGCTGATCGACCGGGGCCGGCCGTTCGCGTTCGACACCGGCCTCGCTCCGGCGTCCGCGGCGGCGGCGCTGACCGCGCTCCGGATCCTGTCGTCCACTCCGGAACTCGTCGCGGCCGTGCGGGCCCGCGCGAGCGAACTCGCGTGGGCGGCCCGGTCGGCGGGTCTGCTGGTGACCCGGCCCGACGGAGCCGTGCTCACGGTGCGGGTCGGCGACGCCGGGGACGCGCTGCACGCCCAGCAGATCTTCGCCGAGTTCGGGTTCGACGTGGGCTGCCTGCGCCCGCCGACGATTCCCGACGGCCGCGCCTGCCTGCGTCTCACCGCCAAAGCCACGCTGTCCGACGCCGACGTGGCCCGGGCCGCCCGCGCGTTCACGGCCGTGTCCCGCTCGCTGGGAACACCCAGCCGCCACTAG